The Methylocystis bryophila genome contains the following window.
ATTCAACCACACGGCGCGAGCGCGCTCCGCGTCCCGCTGCGCATAAGCGTCCAGAACCTCTTTGAGCTGCAGGGCGGCGAGATCGTGCATCGACTTCAAGCCGATGATCGCGCGCAGCGTGCGCGCCTCGTCGACGAGCTCGGTCGCGCGTCGGGCGATGTTTTTGGCGAGATCGCCGACGCGCTCGAGATCCCCCGAGATGCGGATCGCGGCGATGCATTCGCGCAGATCGACCGCGAGTGGCTGGCGACGCGCGATCGTCAGGATCGCCGCCTCCTCGATCTCGCGCTGCAGGACGTCCAGCCGCTGGTCAGTGGCGACCACCTGCTGCGCCAATGCGACATCGAAGGTCGACAGCGCGTCCATTGCGTCGGAAAGCATCTTCTCGGCGATGCCGCCCATTTCTGAGATCTTGCGATCGAGCGCTTCGAGGTCTCGATCGTAGGCTCTGACGGTGTGTTCGCTCATTGCTCTTGTCCCTGAAGCGGCTGAGAACGCCGCAGATCAATTGCGTTTGGACTTGGACAATATTAACCGAACCGACCCGTGATGTAATCCTGCGTTCTCTTTTCCTTCGGACTCGTGAACACGGCGTCCGTTTCCGCGAACTCGACGAGCTCGCCCAGATACATGAAAGCCGTGAAGTCGGAGACGCGCACCGCCTGCTGCATGTTGTGCGTCACGATCGCAATCGTGTACTGCGACGCGAGATCGTCCATGAGCTCCTCGACCTTGGCGGTCGAGATCGGATCCAGCGCCGAGCAGGGCTCGTCGAACAGGATCACGTCGGGCTGAACGGCGACGCTGCGCGCGATGCACAGTCGCTGTTGCTGGCCGCCCGAGAGGCCGAGCCCGCTCGAGTGCAGCTTGTCTTTGACTTCATTCCAGAGCGCCGCGCCGCGCAGCGCTTGCTCGACGCGCCCGTCGAGGTCCGTTTTCGAGAGCTTCTCGTAGAGCCGGACGCCGAAAGCGACGTTCTCGTAGATCGTCATCGGAAACGGCGTCGGCTTTTGGAACACCATGCCGACGCGCGACCTCAGCAGATTCACATCGACTCGAGGATCGAGAATGTTCTCCCCGTCGAGCAGCACCTCGCCCTCGGCGCGCTGATGGGGATAAAGATCATACATTCGGTTCAGCACACGCAGCAGGGTGGACTTGCCGCAACCGGAGGGTCCGATGAAGGCGGTCACCTTGTTCGTGTGCAGCGGAATCGACACATTCTTCAAAGCGTGGTGCCCGCCGTAGAAGAAGTCGAGGTCCTGAACAGATATCTTGGTCGGAAGTTCGGCTTTCACGATCGAGGCCACGTTCATCCCTTTGCCCTCTGTGCGCCGAGCGCGCGTGCGGTAATCGACAGGAACAGCACTGCGGCGGTGATGAGCAAAGCGCCCGTCCACGCCAGTTGCTGCCAATCCTTGTATGGCGAGAGCGCGAATTGGAAGATCACGACCGGCAGGCTCGCCATCGGCGCATTGATGTCGCCGCTGAAGAATTGATTGTTGAGCGCGGTGAAGAGCAACGGGGCCGTCTCGCCGGATACGCGCGCCACGGCGAGCAGCACGCCGGTGACAAGCCCTGCTTTCGCCGCGCGATAGGCGACTTGGCGAATGACGTAGGAGCGCGGCAGACCGAGCGCCGTCGCCGCTTCGCGCAGCGAGCCGGGCACGAGGCGCAGCATGTCCTCCGTGGTGCGCAGGACCACGGGGATCACCAGAATCGCCAGCGCCGCGGCTCCGGACCAGGCCGAAAAGTGCTTCTGCCGCGCGACAATCACCTCGTAGACGAAGAGGCCGATGACGATCGACGGCGCGCTCAGAAGGATGTCGTTGATGAAGCGAATGACCATGGCGAGCTTCGAATTATTCCCATATTCGGCGAGCCAGGTGCCGGCGAAGAGTCCGAGCGGCGCGCCGACCACGACGCCGAGCACCGTCATGATCAGCGATCCGACGATGGCGTTGAGCAGGCCGCCCGCGCTGCCCGGCGCCGGCGTCATTTGCATGAAGACGGCGGGCGAGAGGCCCTTCACTCCTTCGTAGATGAGCACGACGAGTATGGCGACGAGCCATGCGAGACCGAAGACTGCAGCGGCGAGGCACAGCTTCCGCGCGATAGAATCCGCGACGCGACGGCGGGCGTATATGGACACGCTCAACCTCCCCCTTTGCGTTCGACGCTCATATGCAGAAACCTTGCGATCGAAAGCTCGACGAAGGTGATGACGAAGAGGATGAGGCCGAGCAGGACCAGCGACGACGTGTAGAGATCGCCCACCGCTTCCGTGAATTCATTGGCGATCGTCGCAGAGATCGTCGTGCCCGGCGCGAGAATGGAGGTCGCGATCTTGTGCGCGTTGCCGATGACGAAGGTCACGGCCATGGTCTCGCCGAGCGCGCGACCGAGCCCGAGCATGATCGCGCCAATGACGCCGACCGCGGTGTAGGGAATGACCACATGCCGGACGACCTCGGTCGTCGTGCAGCCGATGCCGAACGCCGCCTCCTTCAACACGACTGGAACCGTCTCGAAGACGTCGCGGCAAACCGACGCGACATAGGGCAAAACCATGACGCCGAGGATCACGCCTGCGGTGAGCATGCCAATGCCGTAGGGCGGGCCGGTGAAGAGCAAGTTCAGGCCTGGAACTTCCTTGAAAGTATTGATGAGCCAGGGCTGAACATAGGTCTGGAGGAACGGGGCGAGGATGAAGAGGCCCCAAATCCCGTAAATGATCGACGGGATGCCAGCGAGCAGCTCGATCGCGATGCCGATCGGGCGCCGCAGCGCTATTGGGCACAGCTCCGTGAGGAACACGGCGATGCCGACGCCGACCGGGGCGGCGATCACCAGCGCGATCGCCGAGGTGACGAGCGTGCCATAGATCGCCGGCCCCCCGCCGAATTTCTCGGTGACAGGGTTC
Protein-coding sequences here:
- the pstB gene encoding phosphate ABC transporter ATP-binding protein PstB; the protein is MNVASIVKAELPTKISVQDLDFFYGGHHALKNVSIPLHTNKVTAFIGPSGCGKSTLLRVLNRMYDLYPHQRAEGEVLLDGENILDPRVDVNLLRSRVGMVFQKPTPFPMTIYENVAFGVRLYEKLSKTDLDGRVEQALRGAALWNEVKDKLHSSGLGLSGGQQQRLCIARSVAVQPDVILFDEPCSALDPISTAKVEELMDDLASQYTIAIVTHNMQQAVRVSDFTAFMYLGELVEFAETDAVFTSPKEKRTQDYITGRFG
- the pstA gene encoding phosphate ABC transporter permease PstA: MSIYARRRVADSIARKLCLAAAVFGLAWLVAILVVLIYEGVKGLSPAVFMQMTPAPGSAGGLLNAIVGSLIMTVLGVVVGAPLGLFAGTWLAEYGNNSKLAMVIRFINDILLSAPSIVIGLFVYEVIVARQKHFSAWSGAAALAILVIPVVLRTTEDMLRLVPGSLREAATALGLPRSYVIRQVAYRAAKAGLVTGVLLAVARVSGETAPLLFTALNNQFFSGDINAPMASLPVVIFQFALSPYKDWQQLAWTGALLITAAVLFLSITARALGAQRAKG
- the phoU gene encoding phosphate signaling complex protein PhoU, with amino-acid sequence MSEHTVRAYDRDLEALDRKISEMGGIAEKMLSDAMDALSTFDVALAQQVVATDQRLDVLQREIEEAAILTIARRQPLAVDLRECIAAIRISGDLERVGDLAKNIARRATELVDEARTLRAIIGLKSMHDLAALQLKEVLDAYAQRDAERARAVWLNDADLDALEDSVFRDLLTFMMEDPRNISFCTHLLFCSKNLERIGDHTTNIAETVVYLASGAPMPTDRPKTRSFGQAEEKP
- the pstC gene encoding phosphate ABC transporter permease subunit PstC, whose translation is MDSAAGPNLGALGAQVSTTAERGRVLQRLALVDVVFRRATFSCALLVLILLGGVILSLIQGSLPALGAFGLGFVTSQSWNPVTEKFGGGPAIYGTLVTSAIALVIAAPVGVGIAVFLTELCPIALRRPIGIAIELLAGIPSIIYGIWGLFILAPFLQTYVQPWLINTFKEVPGLNLLFTGPPYGIGMLTAGVILGVMVLPYVASVCRDVFETVPVVLKEAAFGIGCTTTEVVRHVVIPYTAVGVIGAIMLGLGRALGETMAVTFVIGNAHKIATSILAPGTTISATIANEFTEAVGDLYTSSLVLLGLILFVITFVELSIARFLHMSVERKGGG